A single Carnobacterium inhibens subsp. inhibens DSM 13024 DNA region contains:
- the sufD gene encoding Fe-S cluster assembly protein SufD produces the protein MKETNYIDYLDSVQQFSLMHEEPLWMMEFRKSALTKINSLELPSFERVKYQRWPLLQVPDLFSYEEGIMLAEDFLTGDSDAPRVIQVGNQTVMEQLPMEYIEQGVIFTDIFTALQEHPDLVEKVYMKLAVEHDEDKLTAFHAAFMTSGLFLYVPKNVVIDEPLEALFVQNSQVQNSWIKHVLIFADTNSEFTYVEKYETIGTEKNAANIIVEVIANPGAKVKFSAVDQIGETTTTYINRRGHALKDATIEWAIGVMNAGNVIADFDTDLIGEGAHSEVKVVAISMGKQIQGIDTRVTNYGRNTIGHILQHGVILEKSTLTFNGIGHIIKGAKGADAQQESRILMLSEHARGDANPILLIDENDVTAGHAASVGRVNPENLYYLMSRGIPKQEAERLVIRGFLGSVIAAIPLKVIRDGLVDTIERKLSK, from the coding sequence ATGAAAGAGACCAATTATATAGATTATCTTGACTCTGTTCAGCAATTTTCATTGATGCATGAAGAACCGTTGTGGATGATGGAATTTAGAAAATCAGCGTTAACCAAAATCAATTCTTTAGAGCTGCCGTCTTTTGAAAGAGTTAAATACCAACGCTGGCCATTGCTACAAGTGCCGGATCTATTCAGCTATGAAGAAGGGATTATGCTGGCAGAAGATTTTTTAACGGGTGATAGCGATGCACCGCGAGTGATCCAAGTTGGCAACCAAACCGTGATGGAGCAGTTGCCGATGGAGTACATCGAACAAGGTGTAATCTTTACCGATATTTTTACGGCTTTGCAAGAGCATCCTGATTTAGTGGAAAAGGTCTACATGAAGCTGGCTGTTGAACACGATGAAGACAAGCTGACGGCTTTTCATGCGGCCTTTATGACTAGTGGTTTATTTTTATATGTCCCTAAAAATGTTGTGATCGATGAACCGCTTGAAGCGTTATTTGTGCAAAACAGTCAAGTCCAAAACAGTTGGATCAAGCACGTCTTGATTTTTGCGGATACCAATAGCGAATTTACGTATGTCGAAAAATACGAAACGATTGGAACCGAAAAAAATGCAGCCAATATCATTGTGGAAGTGATTGCCAACCCCGGAGCGAAAGTGAAATTCTCAGCAGTCGATCAAATCGGAGAAACAACTACTACCTATATTAATCGTCGTGGACATGCACTAAAAGATGCGACGATCGAATGGGCGATCGGCGTTATGAATGCTGGAAACGTGATTGCCGACTTTGATACCGATCTGATCGGAGAAGGGGCGCACAGCGAAGTCAAAGTTGTGGCTATCAGTATGGGCAAACAGATTCAAGGCATTGATACCCGTGTCACCAATTATGGGCGCAATACGATTGGGCATATTCTACAACACGGTGTGATCCTTGAAAAATCTACTCTAACGTTCAATGGTATTGGACACATCATCAAAGGCGCAAAAGGTGCAGATGCCCAGCAAGAAAGCCGCATCTTGATGTTGTCTGAACACGCTAGAGGAGATGCTAATCCGATTCTGTTGATTGATGAAAATGATGTGACGGCCGGACACGCAGCCAGTGTAGGCAGAGTAAATCCGGAAAACCTGTATTATTTAATGAGTCGAGGCATTCCGAAACAAGAAGCCGAACGCTTAGTCATTCGAGGATTCTTAGGTTCCGTTATCGCAGCGATACCGTTAAAAGTCATACGTGACGGATTAGTGGATACGATCGAAAGGAAGTTAAGCAAATGA
- a CDS encoding PH domain-containing protein, whose amino-acid sequence MYNEKKLHPLTLITEAYKRLISFILPILFFAFTGPDMEGFGFVLPLLFFTIFGLSYLVDVLRYIRTSFWIAGNRFVVKSGLFIQKEKDVQISRIQSIDYSENLIHRIFNVTKLEIKTPGKGITLDALSKEDALKLANQLHYLKETSFDADRDSNEEREEKQIDRHSGFSLQEAGVTKELYSMSLVDILKMNFMGGTVFKGLILMVGAVNIFGEFIPDSIFNQAGTIFSQTAIASFIFIGILLFILLYVVATVLSIIKNFEYKVELTKNHVTIEKGLLEVKSQTIALGNIQSVWEKQNWLQKLTGYTTFWVGITSDDEVDKKDSVSEMTEEGKILLLPLVKKDQLAALRAEIIPQFNFQPAQTIIPIRSFRRFVQFPLLFWIIAAALASYFLWPYAWTIGLVGSLLSLLYGYRSYKKTGYALSTEEVTFQLITFLGTEIMYLRKDRILNLTVKQNPFLKRSQLGKVEVFSALGDTSQSKELSFIEEADCERLFDWFMTKERSEQHGA is encoded by the coding sequence ATGTATAATGAAAAAAAATTGCATCCATTGACTCTTATTACAGAAGCCTATAAACGGTTGATTTCTTTTATCTTGCCGATTCTTTTCTTTGCTTTTACCGGCCCCGACATGGAAGGTTTTGGCTTTGTTTTGCCACTACTGTTCTTTACGATTTTTGGCTTATCCTACCTAGTGGACGTTTTAAGATACATACGGACCTCTTTTTGGATCGCAGGAAATCGATTTGTGGTAAAAAGCGGATTATTTATTCAAAAAGAAAAAGATGTTCAAATTAGTCGGATTCAAAGCATTGATTATAGTGAAAACTTGATTCATCGTATTTTTAATGTCACAAAGTTGGAGATCAAGACTCCTGGAAAAGGGATCACATTAGATGCGTTGTCTAAAGAAGATGCATTAAAGTTGGCGAACCAACTGCATTACCTTAAAGAAACATCATTTGATGCTGACAGGGATAGCAATGAGGAACGTGAAGAGAAGCAGATCGATCGACACAGTGGATTTTCCTTGCAAGAAGCAGGAGTCACAAAAGAATTGTATTCCATGAGTTTAGTAGATATCCTTAAGATGAATTTTATGGGCGGAACTGTTTTTAAAGGGCTGATCCTAATGGTAGGAGCAGTAAACATTTTTGGAGAGTTTATTCCTGATTCAATTTTTAATCAAGCAGGGACGATCTTCAGTCAAACAGCGATTGCCTCTTTTATTTTCATCGGTATCCTGCTGTTTATCCTATTGTATGTTGTAGCTACAGTGCTTTCGATTATTAAGAATTTTGAATACAAAGTCGAATTAACAAAAAATCACGTGACCATTGAAAAGGGACTACTCGAAGTTAAAAGCCAGACGATTGCTTTAGGCAATATTCAAAGTGTGTGGGAGAAACAGAACTGGCTGCAAAAACTAACGGGCTATACAACCTTTTGGGTAGGCATCACAAGTGATGATGAAGTGGATAAGAAAGATTCTGTGAGTGAAATGACTGAAGAAGGAAAAATTCTGTTGCTGCCGCTGGTAAAAAAAGATCAACTTGCAGCGTTAAGAGCTGAAATCATTCCGCAGTTTAACTTTCAGCCTGCTCAAACGATTATCCCCATTCGTTCGTTTAGACGGTTTGTACAATTTCCATTGCTATTCTGGATCATTGCAGCCGCTTTAGCTTCTTACTTTTTATGGCCTTATGCATGGACGATCGGGTTAGTGGGTAGCTTGCTGTCACTTTTGTATGGCTACCGGAGTTACAAAAAAACGGGTTATGCTTTATCCACAGAAGAAGTGACCTTTCAGTTGATAACCTTCCTAGGGACCGAGATCATGTACTTGCGTAAAGACCGTATTTTAAATTTAACGGTCAAACAAAATCCCTTTTTAAAAAGAAGTCAATTGGGAAAAGTAGAAGTCTTTAGTGCTTTAGGGGATACATCCCAGAGTAAAGAATTGTCTTTTATCGAAGAAGCCGACTGTGAGCGGTTATTTGATTGGTTCATGACAAAAGAGAGGAGTGAACAGCATGGAGCCTGA
- the sufU gene encoding Fe-S cluster assembly sulfur transfer protein SufU gives MALSRLDQLYRQVILDHSSHPHHYGKLEQSTTQIELLNPTCGDVLQLQLVVEDHLIKDIRFDGSGCTISQASASMMTDVVMGKTVSEALDLADQFSLLVQGKDVPKLEELGDAALLNGVAKFPARIKCATLSWKALEKALIEKKPDEGKARSEK, from the coding sequence ATGGCACTATCTAGATTAGATCAATTATACCGGCAAGTGATTCTCGATCATTCCAGCCATCCGCATCACTATGGGAAATTGGAGCAGTCAACGACTCAGATTGAGTTGCTTAACCCGACTTGCGGGGACGTGCTACAACTGCAATTGGTCGTCGAAGATCATTTGATTAAAGACATTCGTTTTGATGGAAGCGGTTGTACCATCAGCCAAGCCAGCGCCAGTATGATGACCGATGTCGTGATGGGGAAAACCGTTTCTGAAGCATTAGATTTAGCAGATCAATTCTCTCTGCTCGTGCAAGGCAAAGACGTTCCAAAACTGGAAGAGTTAGGGGACGCAGCTTTATTGAATGGTGTCGCAAAATTCCCTGCCCGCATCAAGTGCGCCACATTATCATGGAAAGCACTTGAAAAAGCATTGATTGAAAAGAAGCCTGATGAAGGAAAAGCAAGGAGTGAAAAATAA
- the sufC gene encoding Fe-S cluster assembly ATPase SufC, which produces MSVLEVKNLHVSIEDKEILKGVNLRMKTGEIHAIMGPNGTGKSTLSATIMGHPSYIVTEGEILLDGQNVLEMAVDERARAGLFLAVQYPSEIAGITNAEFMRAAINARRPEDDKISVMNFIKKLDDKMAVLDMPEEMAERYLNEGFSGGEKKRNEILQLMMIEPTFAILDEIDSGLDIDALKVVSKGVNAMRGENFGALIITHYQRLLNYVTPDVVHVMMNGIIVKTGGAELAKRLEAEGYKGIRDELGLDIVLEDD; this is translated from the coding sequence ATGTCCGTATTAGAAGTGAAAAACTTACATGTATCGATTGAAGACAAAGAAATTTTAAAAGGTGTTAACTTAAGAATGAAAACAGGTGAAATCCACGCCATCATGGGACCAAATGGAACGGGGAAATCAACTTTATCCGCCACTATCATGGGACACCCGAGCTATATCGTTACAGAAGGTGAGATTTTATTAGATGGCCAAAATGTTTTAGAAATGGCCGTTGATGAACGAGCTCGAGCAGGATTATTTTTAGCCGTGCAATACCCAAGTGAAATTGCTGGAATCACGAACGCGGAATTTATGCGTGCAGCAATCAATGCTAGAAGACCAGAAGACGACAAAATATCCGTTATGAATTTTATCAAAAAGTTAGACGACAAGATGGCAGTATTGGATATGCCAGAAGAAATGGCTGAACGGTATTTAAACGAAGGTTTTTCCGGCGGGGAAAAGAAACGCAATGAGATCTTACAATTGATGATGATCGAGCCAACATTTGCTATTTTGGATGAAATCGATTCAGGGCTAGATATTGATGCACTAAAAGTCGTGTCAAAAGGCGTCAATGCGATGCGCGGTGAAAATTTTGGGGCATTGATCATCACGCATTATCAGCGCTTATTGAATTATGTCACGCCAGACGTGGTGCATGTCATGATGAATGGCATCATCGTCAAAACTGGCGGAGCCGAATTAGCGAAGCGTCTTGAAGCGGAAGGCTACAAAGGTATCCGTGATGAACTAGGCTTAGATATTGTGTTGGAAGACGATTAA
- a CDS encoding PH domain-containing protein has protein sequence MYKDMPAKKLDKRAIRYERTKDIIESFFTLAVFVLLMFLTIRFNWPIWLMAIWIVLPITDFLLSLFLLPYLKLKAVRYEMHALHLEVMNGLFFKKRTVIPIERIQHVVVKEGPLTKRYGIQMIEVFTAGTGHEIPLLLKKDAEELRIQLLEQIKAVKSDV, from the coding sequence ATGTATAAAGATATGCCAGCGAAAAAATTAGACAAACGTGCCATTCGCTATGAACGAACAAAAGATATTATTGAAAGTTTTTTTACCTTAGCTGTTTTTGTCCTTTTAATGTTTTTGACTATAAGATTTAATTGGCCAATCTGGTTGATGGCAATCTGGATTGTTTTGCCAATCACTGACTTTTTATTGAGTCTATTCTTATTGCCTTATTTAAAGCTAAAGGCTGTACGCTACGAAATGCATGCGCTTCATCTTGAAGTTATGAATGGTCTCTTTTTTAAAAAGAGAACGGTGATCCCAATTGAGCGAATCCAACACGTGGTCGTCAAAGAAGGACCGTTGACTAAGAGATATGGAATCCAAATGATCGAAGTCTTTACGGCAGGAACAGGGCATGAGATTCCATTGTTGTTGAAAAAAGATGCAGAAGAGTTAAGAATTCAATTGCTGGAACAGATAAAGGCGGTGAAATCAGATGTATAA
- a CDS encoding PH domain-containing protein yields the protein MEPEKELDPLVLKLWRIRGFMNSIPMVIVALVYNFFYQIMPHTPLPEEGIYITIALALVGGFISIYVLPTWHYRSWRVNYRMDEIDFISGIFIKKRITIPIIRIQNIESNVGPLAKKLGVMSLTISTAATSHKLPEMPEEEALELKKRIQRLIRNSL from the coding sequence ATGGAGCCTGAAAAAGAGCTGGATCCTCTAGTTTTAAAATTATGGCGGATACGAGGGTTTATGAACAGCATTCCAATGGTCATTGTTGCACTGGTGTATAACTTTTTTTACCAAATCATGCCCCATACTCCATTGCCGGAAGAAGGTATCTATATTACTATTGCTTTGGCTCTGGTTGGAGGATTTATCTCTATTTATGTATTGCCAACGTGGCATTATCGGTCTTGGAGAGTAAACTATCGAATGGATGAGATTGATTTCATCTCAGGCATTTTTATAAAAAAACGAATCACGATCCCCATCATCCGCATTCAAAATATCGAATCCAATGTTGGGCCGTTAGCTAAAAAATTAGGCGTCATGTCTTTAACCATCTCTACAGCTGCGACAAGTCATAAGTTGCCGGAAATGCCTGAAGAAGAAGCTTTGGAATTGAAAAAAAGAATACAACGATTGATCCGCAACAGTTTATAA
- a CDS encoding gamma-glutamyl-gamma-aminobutyrate hydrolase family protein: MKPLIGIAGNILLNNADLNGLPITYTPQGFVNGIRQADAIPVVFPISDPAEAKDYLSKVDGLLLAGGQDVSPLLFGEEPSLKLGATNPARDAFEIALVKEAIHQEKPIFAVCRGLQLVNVAYGGTLYQDVSDYPDLTVQHIQLTHFETGAHTITIDPESKVGKIFGDQYVVNTYHHQAIKELAEPFKAVAWSKDGLIEAFEAKSPNQSIVAVQWHPELMIPYDLMMQRLFTDFVKRTIKKMN, from the coding sequence ATGAAACCATTAATTGGAATAGCCGGAAATATTTTATTGAACAATGCCGACCTGAATGGCTTACCAATCACTTACACACCACAAGGATTTGTTAATGGCATTCGCCAAGCTGATGCTATACCGGTTGTTTTCCCCATCAGCGATCCGGCTGAAGCTAAAGACTATTTATCGAAAGTAGATGGACTACTATTAGCTGGTGGACAAGATGTGTCGCCGTTATTATTTGGCGAAGAACCCAGTTTAAAGTTAGGCGCGACCAATCCAGCACGTGATGCATTTGAGATTGCACTTGTAAAAGAAGCGATCCATCAAGAAAAACCAATTTTTGCTGTTTGCCGCGGCCTTCAACTCGTGAATGTTGCTTATGGCGGAACGCTGTATCAGGATGTATCGGATTATCCTGACTTGACCGTTCAACACATTCAATTGACTCACTTTGAAACCGGTGCTCACACGATCACCATTGATCCTGAAAGTAAGGTTGGAAAGATTTTTGGCGATCAATATGTGGTCAATACGTATCATCATCAAGCCATCAAAGAATTAGCTGAACCCTTTAAAGCTGTGGCTTGGAGTAAAGACGGCTTGATTGAAGCCTTCGAAGCAAAATCACCCAACCAAAGTATCGTAGCCGTGCAATGGCACCCCGAATTAATGATTCCGTACGATTTGATGATGCAGCGTTTATTTACAGACTTTGTCAAACGCACCATCAAAAAAATGAATTAA
- a CDS encoding cysteine desulfurase: MSFSAEQLKNDFPILTQIVNDEPLVYLDNAATTQKPTAVLAALEMYYREANANVHRGVHTLAERATTQYEAAREKVQHFINANESAEVLFTRGTTTSLNWVAKSYGEANVKSGDEILISVMEHHSNLIPWQQLANKTGAALKYIELTEEGLLDMESFHAQLNEKTKIVALAHVSNVLGVVNPIQEIARVVHVIGAVLVVDGAQAVPHMPVDVQELDADFYALSGHKMVGPTGIGVLYGKRSLLEQMEPVEFGGEMIAMVDEQDSTWKELPWKFEAGTPNIAGVIGLGAAIDYLSTVGLTSIHEHEKDLMAYLWPKLTSIPGLTIYGPKDTAKRTGIVTFNLDGLHPHDVATAMDMEGVAIRAGHHCAQPLMRRLSADSTARASFYLYNTTADVDKFIEALLATKEFFNHGTI, translated from the coding sequence ATGAGTTTTTCAGCCGAACAATTGAAAAACGATTTTCCGATTCTCACGCAAATTGTGAACGATGAACCGTTAGTATATTTAGATAATGCTGCAACCACTCAAAAACCAACAGCCGTATTGGCTGCTCTTGAAATGTATTACCGTGAAGCCAATGCCAACGTCCATCGCGGCGTGCATACTTTGGCTGAGCGAGCAACCACTCAATACGAAGCAGCGCGTGAAAAAGTACAACATTTTATCAACGCCAATGAATCAGCTGAAGTCTTATTTACCCGCGGCACCACGACCAGTTTGAACTGGGTAGCCAAAAGCTACGGTGAAGCAAACGTAAAGTCAGGAGACGAGATCCTGATTTCAGTGATGGAGCATCACTCAAACTTGATCCCTTGGCAGCAGTTAGCTAATAAAACCGGAGCTGCATTAAAGTATATTGAATTGACAGAAGAAGGCTTATTGGACATGGAGAGTTTCCACGCTCAATTAAACGAGAAGACTAAAATCGTGGCATTGGCTCATGTTTCTAATGTACTTGGTGTCGTTAACCCCATTCAAGAGATTGCGCGAGTAGTGCATGTAATAGGAGCTGTATTAGTGGTTGATGGAGCGCAAGCTGTTCCGCATATGCCAGTGGACGTCCAAGAGTTGGATGCTGATTTTTATGCCCTTAGTGGACATAAAATGGTCGGACCGACGGGTATTGGTGTGTTGTACGGGAAACGCTCCTTATTGGAACAAATGGAACCCGTTGAATTTGGCGGGGAAATGATCGCTATGGTGGATGAACAAGACAGTACGTGGAAGGAATTGCCTTGGAAGTTTGAAGCAGGAACCCCTAATATTGCAGGAGTCATTGGATTAGGCGCAGCCATCGATTATTTATCAACCGTTGGACTGACGTCAATTCATGAACACGAAAAAGATTTGATGGCTTATTTATGGCCGAAACTAACGTCAATCCCAGGATTAACGATATATGGGCCAAAAGATACAGCCAAACGAACCGGTATCGTGACATTCAACTTGGATGGACTTCATCCACATGACGTGGCAACAGCCATGGATATGGAAGGGGTAGCGATTCGAGCTGGCCATCATTGTGCACAACCCTTGATGCGCAGATTATCAGCCGATTCAACCGCTCGAGCGAGTTTTTATCTGTACAATACGACAGCAGATGTGGATAAATTTATCGAAGCATTGCTGGCAACAAAGGAGTTTTTCAATCATGGCACTATCTAG
- a CDS encoding 6-phospho-beta-glucosidase encodes MSKTALKIVTIGGGSSYTPELIEGYIKRKNQLPIKDIVLVDIEAGKEKLEIVGAMAKRQIEAAGLDWNVELTLDRKTALKDADFVTTQFRVGLLDARIKDERIPLSHGVLGQETNGAGGMFKAFRTIPIILDIIKDMKEVCPDAWLVNFTNPAGIVTEAAIKHGGWKKTVGLCNVPIGHCSTASQKLGIPEDELFFKFAGINHFHWHRVWDKTGKERTAELIDMIYGPHKDGENTDFKNIHDAEFHYEQIKDLGMLPCGYHRYYYIEDEMLKHSIEEFENGETRAQVVKATEARLFELYKDPALNYKPEELSQRGGTHYSDAACEIIASIQNDKRTDMVVSTENNGTIDDLPYDSIVEVSGAVTAHGVEPYNWGTFTPAARGIIQNMKAMEETVIRAAIEGNYGAALQAFTINPLVPGGTLAKTILDEMLYAHKEHLPQFAEKIKEIEVDQPETVSYVDDLMESNLKKTCSNG; translated from the coding sequence ATGTCGAAAACAGCATTAAAAATCGTCACAATAGGTGGAGGATCAAGTTATACTCCAGAATTAATTGAAGGGTATATCAAACGTAAGAATCAACTGCCAATCAAAGATATCGTTTTAGTGGATATCGAAGCTGGAAAAGAAAAACTTGAAATTGTTGGCGCAATGGCTAAGCGTCAAATCGAAGCTGCCGGTTTAGATTGGAATGTCGAACTGACATTAGATAGAAAAACAGCTTTGAAAGATGCCGATTTCGTTACGACACAATTTCGTGTTGGATTGTTGGATGCACGAATCAAAGATGAAAGAATTCCTTTATCACATGGTGTATTAGGTCAAGAAACAAATGGAGCCGGTGGGATGTTTAAAGCTTTCAGAACCATTCCAATTATTCTAGATATCATTAAGGACATGAAAGAAGTTTGTCCGGATGCTTGGTTAGTCAACTTCACAAACCCAGCAGGTATAGTAACTGAAGCAGCCATTAAACATGGAGGATGGAAAAAAACTGTTGGCTTATGTAATGTTCCTATTGGACACTGTTCGACAGCTTCACAAAAATTAGGTATACCAGAAGATGAACTGTTCTTTAAATTCGCTGGGATTAATCATTTCCACTGGCATCGTGTTTGGGATAAGACTGGGAAAGAAAGAACCGCTGAACTGATCGATATGATTTATGGACCTCATAAAGATGGCGAAAATACTGACTTTAAAAATATCCATGACGCTGAATTCCATTACGAACAAATCAAAGACTTAGGTATGCTGCCATGCGGATACCACCGTTACTATTACATTGAAGATGAGATGTTAAAACACTCTATCGAAGAGTTTGAAAACGGTGAAACAAGAGCTCAAGTTGTAAAAGCTACTGAAGCACGATTGTTTGAATTATATAAAGATCCTGCACTAAATTATAAACCTGAAGAGTTGTCTCAACGGGGCGGTACTCATTACAGTGATGCAGCTTGTGAGATCATTGCGTCTATCCAAAATGATAAACGAACAGATATGGTCGTTTCAACAGAAAACAACGGCACGATTGATGATTTACCATATGATAGCATTGTAGAAGTTTCGGGAGCCGTTACTGCTCATGGAGTAGAACCTTATAACTGGGGCACATTTACTCCAGCAGCACGCGGCATCATTCAAAATATGAAAGCTATGGAAGAAACGGTGATTCGAGCAGCTATTGAAGGCAATTATGGAGCAGCTTTGCAGGCCTTTACGATCAATCCTTTAGTACCAGGCGGCACGCTTGCAAAAACGATTCTTGATGAAATGCTGTATGCACATAAAGAGCATCTGCCGCAATTTGCAGAAAAAATCAAAGAAATAGAAGTTGATCAACCAGAAACAGTTAGTTATGTTGATGACTTGATGGAAAGCAACTTAAAAAAAACCTGTTCAAATGGTTAA
- the celB gene encoding PTS cellobiose transporter subunit IIC yields MDKIMEFLQDKMGPIAYKLDSNRYLSAIKTGFFGAMPILILGSIFLLFANLPIAGYPDFMASILGENWTTYFMVPYDMTMNIMTIFVIFGIAKSLAEYYDLDDLAAIVISVVAFLVLTPTISTEDGLIGIPMNNLGASGLFVGMITAIIAVEITRWVVARGWTIKMPESVPPNVAKSFTALIPALFVILFFNFIRIGFSFSSYETAQTFIFQFLQTPLTALGSSLPATLVIVIFEILLWSFGIHGSNIVGAVMQPIWLSLTAENAAAFSLGETLPNIVNYQFYQNFIKVGGAGGTIGLAILCLVMAKSAQFKTLGKLAFGPALFNINEPLIFGLPIVLNPIMLIPFLITPILMAVSTYFVMSIGLVPITNGANIPWTTPPVIAGFLVSGWRGAVFQIIQIAASTVIYYPFFKLVDNKAYKIETEGQDAVNTEMEEAISTTQTKAV; encoded by the coding sequence ATGGATAAAATAATGGAATTTCTTCAAGATAAGATGGGACCTATTGCCTATAAGTTGGATTCAAATCGCTATTTATCTGCTATAAAGACAGGTTTTTTTGGCGCTATGCCTATTTTGATCTTAGGTTCGATTTTTCTTTTGTTCGCTAACTTACCTATAGCTGGGTACCCAGATTTTATGGCTTCTATATTAGGTGAAAATTGGACGACTTACTTTATGGTACCGTATGATATGACCATGAACATCATGACAATTTTTGTTATCTTTGGTATCGCAAAATCATTAGCTGAATACTATGATCTAGACGATTTAGCAGCAATCGTAATTTCAGTTGTGGCTTTCTTAGTTTTAACACCAACTATTTCTACAGAAGATGGGTTAATTGGCATTCCGATGAATAATTTAGGAGCCAGTGGATTATTTGTAGGGATGATCACAGCCATTATTGCTGTTGAAATCACTCGTTGGGTAGTTGCAAGAGGCTGGACCATCAAAATGCCTGAATCTGTTCCACCAAATGTAGCCAAATCTTTTACAGCTTTAATACCGGCATTATTTGTTATTTTATTCTTTAATTTTATCCGTATCGGGTTTAGCTTTAGCTCTTATGAAACAGCTCAAACGTTTATTTTCCAATTTTTACAAACACCACTGACTGCTTTAGGCAGTTCATTGCCAGCGACATTGGTTATTGTCATTTTTGAAATTTTATTATGGTCATTTGGGATCCATGGTTCTAATATCGTTGGTGCAGTTATGCAACCAATTTGGTTATCACTAACAGCAGAAAATGCTGCTGCTTTCAGTTTGGGAGAAACACTTCCCAATATTGTAAACTATCAATTTTATCAAAATTTCATAAAAGTAGGAGGCGCTGGTGGAACAATCGGATTAGCCATACTTTGTTTAGTTATGGCTAAATCTGCACAGTTTAAGACATTAGGCAAATTAGCTTTTGGACCAGCCTTGTTTAATATCAATGAACCCTTGATTTTTGGATTGCCCATCGTATTGAATCCAATCATGCTGATTCCATTTTTGATTACTCCGATTCTTATGGCTGTGTCAACTTACTTTGTTATGTCGATCGGACTCGTTCCAATAACGAATGGTGCCAATATACCATGGACGACACCACCAGTTATTGCAGGATTCTTGGTTAGTGGTTGGCGAGGCGCCGTTTTCCAAATCATTCAAATCGCTGCCAGTACCGTTATCTACTACCCTTTCTTTAAACTGGTTGATAACAAAGCCTACAAGATCGAAACGGAAGGTCAAGATGCAGTAAATACTGAAATGGAAGAAGCGATTTCTACGACACAAACAAAAGCTGTTTAA